The Sesamum indicum cultivar Zhongzhi No. 13 linkage group LG2, S_indicum_v1.0, whole genome shotgun sequence genome contains a region encoding:
- the LOC105156173 gene encoding uncharacterized protein LOC105156173 isoform X1 → MAMQSAAVVVPEKIPVQWYNHQHQQQQPHHQMDEREGFLMWLRGEFAAANAIIDALCHHLRTVGDPGEYDGVIGSIQQRRCNWNPILHMQQYFSVAEVLYALQQVGWRRQQRTVAFEGSVRMGGGGKEFRRGGRGQRGSVEVHNLGGEVNGKDLNNGYAKSNLNVNDKLDGGEKAKVEEKEEKKVTELNEKSEADSLVTRQGSTQGAVHHADEVEGSCGVDASASALEEKRNLDVSPKTFVANEICDGKSVNIVEGMKLYEDQVNDSEISKLIALVNDLRAAGRRGQLQGHSFVISKRPMKGHGREMIQLGVPIADAPPEDEAASGASRKDLKTEPIPASLQDVIEQLLAEQVVSTKPDSCIIDIFNEGDHSQPHIWPQWFGRPVCVLFLTECEMSFGRVIAVDHPGDYRGALRLSLTPGSMLVMQGRSADFTRHAIPSLRKQRILVTLVKSQPKKINAADVHRFPSASAPSSNWAPPPSRSPSHIRPVAAKHFGAVPPTGVLPAPTARQQLPPPNSIQPIFVPAPVATGIVFPAPVALPPASAGCVTAPPRHTPVRLPVPGTGVFLPSQNSNNSSSQPAPTMASENAIIETPAVSEHHGAGKSNGIEEADVQVPKQECNGSTDQTSGGAAITKEEDHDTHDPAKAAEVSKV, encoded by the exons ATGGCAATGCAATCAGCGGCTGTGGTGGTGCCGGAGAAAATCCCAGTGCAGTGGTACAACCACCAGCACCAGCAACAGCAGCCGCATCATCAGATGGATGAGAGGGAAGGGTTTTTGATGTGGTTGAGAGGTGAATTTGCGGCTGCGAACGCGATAATCGACGCCCTCTGCCACCACTTGCGAACAGTGGGGGACCCCGGGGAGTATGATGGTGTGATAGGGTCCATACAGCAGAGGAGGTGTAATTGGAACCCAATTTTGCATATGCAGCAGTATTTCTCGGTGGCTGAGGTGCTTTATGCGCTGCAGCAGGTGGGTTGGAGGCGGCAGCAGAGGACTGTGGCATTTGAGGGGAGTGTGAGGATGGGGGGAGGTGGGAAGGAGTTTAGGAGAGGAGGTAGGGGACAAAGAGGAAGTGTTGAGGTGCACAATTTGGGAGGGGAGGTGAACGGGAAGGATCTGAACAATGGGTATGCGAAAAGCAATTTAAATGTGAACGACAAATTGGATGGAGGGGAGAAAGCAAAAGTGGAGGAGAAAGAGGAGAAGAAAG TAACAGAACTTAATGAAAAATCTGAAGCGGATAGCTTGGTAACGAGGCAGGGTAGTACGCAAGGAGCCGTTCATCACGCCGATGAGGTTGAAG GGTCTTGCGGTGTTGATGCATCTGCATCAGCACTAGAAGAGAAACGGAATCTTGATGTTTCTCCAAAAACTTTTGTTGCTAATGAGATATGCGATGGAAAATCA GTTAACATAGTTGAAGGAATGAAGCTTTATGAAGATCAAGTTAATGATTCAGAAATATCAAAGCTTATTGCTTTGGTGAATGATTTGAGAGCTGCTGGGAGGAGAGGGCAGTTGCAAG GTCATAGCTTTGTCATCTCGAAGAGACCCATGAAGGGACATGGAAGAGAGATGATTCAATTGGGTGTTCCCATTGCAGATGCGCCTCCTGAAGATGAAGCTGCTTCAGGGGCCTCAAGAAAAG ATCTAAAAACAGAGCCAATTCCTGCTTCACTGCAAGATGTTATTGAACAGTTGCTTGCTGAACAAGTTGTCAGCACCAAGCCAGACTCGTGCATTATTGATATCTTTAATGAG GGTGACCACTCACAGCCTCATATCTGGCCGCAGTGGTTTGGAAGACCTGTCTGTGTTCTGTTCTTAACAGAGTGTGAGATGTCTTTTGGTAGGGTAATAGCAGTCGATCATCCTGGGGACTATCGAGGTGCTCTGAGACTCTCCCTTACACCCGG ATCTATGCTTGTAATGCAAGGGAGATCCGCAGATTTTACCAGACATGCAATACCTTCCCTCCGCAAGCAGCGTATACTTGTTACATTGGTAAAATCACAACCTAAGAAAATCAACGCTGCTGATGTCCATCGCTTCCCCTCTGCTTCAGCGCCCTCTTCCAATTGGGCCCCACCTCCCAGCAGGTCCCCAAGTCATATTCGCCCTGTGGCTGCAAAGCATTTTGGCGCTGTTCCACCAACTGGTGTATTGCCTGCCCCAACTGCTCGCCAACAGCTTCCCCCACCAAACAGTATCCAACCAATATTTGTTCCTGCCCCTGTAGCAACCGGCATAGTGTTTCCTGCACCAGTTGCTCTACCGCCTGCTTCTGCCGGATGCGTCACAGCCCCACCAAGGCATACCCCAGTCCGTTTGCCAGTCCCTGGCACAGGAGTTTTCCTTCCATCACAAAATTCCAATAATTCTTCAAGTCAGCCCGCACCAACCATGGCATCTGAAAATGCTATCATAGAGACACCAGCAGTGTCAGAGCACCATGGTGCAGGGAAATCAAACGGTATTGAAGAAGCCGACGTTCAAGTTCCGAAGCAAGAGTGCAACGGGAGTACAGATCAAACAAGTGGAGGGGCTGCAATTACAAAGGAAGAAGATCACGATACCCATGATCCGGCAAAAGCAGCTGAAGTTTCAAAGGTTTAG
- the LOC105156173 gene encoding uncharacterized protein LOC105156173 isoform X3 yields MAMQSAAVVVPEKIPVQWYNHQHQQQQPHHQMDEREGFLMWLRGEFAAANAIIDALCHHLRTVGDPGEYDGVIGSIQQRRCNWNPILHMQQYFSVAEVLYALQQVGWRRQQRTVAFEGSVRMGGGGKEFRRGGRGQRGSVEVHNLGGEVNGKDLNNGYAKSNLNVNDKLDGGEKAKVEEKEEKKGSCGVDASASALEEKRNLDVSPKTFVANEICDGKSVNIVEGMKLYEDQVNDSEISKLIALVNDLRAAGRRGQLQGHSFVISKRPMKGHGREMIQLGVPIADAPPEDEAASGASRKDLKTEPIPASLQDVIEQLLAEQVVSTKPDSCIIDIFNEGDHSQPHIWPQWFGRPVCVLFLTECEMSFGRVIAVDHPGDYRGALRLSLTPGSMLVMQGRSADFTRHAIPSLRKQRILVTLVKSQPKKINAADVHRFPSASAPSSNWAPPPSRSPSHIRPVAAKHFGAVPPTGVLPAPTARQQLPPPNSIQPIFVPAPVATGIVFPAPVALPPASAGCVTAPPRHTPVRLPVPGTGVFLPSQNSNNSSSQPAPTMASENAIIETPAVSEHHGAGKSNGIEEADVQVPKQECNGSTDQTSGGAAITKEEDHDTHDPAKAAEVSKV; encoded by the exons ATGGCAATGCAATCAGCGGCTGTGGTGGTGCCGGAGAAAATCCCAGTGCAGTGGTACAACCACCAGCACCAGCAACAGCAGCCGCATCATCAGATGGATGAGAGGGAAGGGTTTTTGATGTGGTTGAGAGGTGAATTTGCGGCTGCGAACGCGATAATCGACGCCCTCTGCCACCACTTGCGAACAGTGGGGGACCCCGGGGAGTATGATGGTGTGATAGGGTCCATACAGCAGAGGAGGTGTAATTGGAACCCAATTTTGCATATGCAGCAGTATTTCTCGGTGGCTGAGGTGCTTTATGCGCTGCAGCAGGTGGGTTGGAGGCGGCAGCAGAGGACTGTGGCATTTGAGGGGAGTGTGAGGATGGGGGGAGGTGGGAAGGAGTTTAGGAGAGGAGGTAGGGGACAAAGAGGAAGTGTTGAGGTGCACAATTTGGGAGGGGAGGTGAACGGGAAGGATCTGAACAATGGGTATGCGAAAAGCAATTTAAATGTGAACGACAAATTGGATGGAGGGGAGAAAGCAAAAGTGGAGGAGAAAGAGGAGAAGAAAG GGTCTTGCGGTGTTGATGCATCTGCATCAGCACTAGAAGAGAAACGGAATCTTGATGTTTCTCCAAAAACTTTTGTTGCTAATGAGATATGCGATGGAAAATCA GTTAACATAGTTGAAGGAATGAAGCTTTATGAAGATCAAGTTAATGATTCAGAAATATCAAAGCTTATTGCTTTGGTGAATGATTTGAGAGCTGCTGGGAGGAGAGGGCAGTTGCAAG GTCATAGCTTTGTCATCTCGAAGAGACCCATGAAGGGACATGGAAGAGAGATGATTCAATTGGGTGTTCCCATTGCAGATGCGCCTCCTGAAGATGAAGCTGCTTCAGGGGCCTCAAGAAAAG ATCTAAAAACAGAGCCAATTCCTGCTTCACTGCAAGATGTTATTGAACAGTTGCTTGCTGAACAAGTTGTCAGCACCAAGCCAGACTCGTGCATTATTGATATCTTTAATGAG GGTGACCACTCACAGCCTCATATCTGGCCGCAGTGGTTTGGAAGACCTGTCTGTGTTCTGTTCTTAACAGAGTGTGAGATGTCTTTTGGTAGGGTAATAGCAGTCGATCATCCTGGGGACTATCGAGGTGCTCTGAGACTCTCCCTTACACCCGG ATCTATGCTTGTAATGCAAGGGAGATCCGCAGATTTTACCAGACATGCAATACCTTCCCTCCGCAAGCAGCGTATACTTGTTACATTGGTAAAATCACAACCTAAGAAAATCAACGCTGCTGATGTCCATCGCTTCCCCTCTGCTTCAGCGCCCTCTTCCAATTGGGCCCCACCTCCCAGCAGGTCCCCAAGTCATATTCGCCCTGTGGCTGCAAAGCATTTTGGCGCTGTTCCACCAACTGGTGTATTGCCTGCCCCAACTGCTCGCCAACAGCTTCCCCCACCAAACAGTATCCAACCAATATTTGTTCCTGCCCCTGTAGCAACCGGCATAGTGTTTCCTGCACCAGTTGCTCTACCGCCTGCTTCTGCCGGATGCGTCACAGCCCCACCAAGGCATACCCCAGTCCGTTTGCCAGTCCCTGGCACAGGAGTTTTCCTTCCATCACAAAATTCCAATAATTCTTCAAGTCAGCCCGCACCAACCATGGCATCTGAAAATGCTATCATAGAGACACCAGCAGTGTCAGAGCACCATGGTGCAGGGAAATCAAACGGTATTGAAGAAGCCGACGTTCAAGTTCCGAAGCAAGAGTGCAACGGGAGTACAGATCAAACAAGTGGAGGGGCTGCAATTACAAAGGAAGAAGATCACGATACCCATGATCCGGCAAAAGCAGCTGAAGTTTCAAAGGTTTAG
- the LOC105156173 gene encoding uncharacterized protein LOC105156173 isoform X2, producing MAMQSAAVVVPEKIPVQWYNHQHQQQQPHHQMDEREGFLMWLRGEFAAANAIIDALCHHLRTVGDPGEYDGVIGSIQQRRCNWNPILHMQQYFSVAEVLYALQQVGWRRQQRTVAFEGSVRMGGGGKEFRRGGRGQRGSVEVHNLGGEVNGKDLNNGYAKSNLNVNDKLDGGEKAKVEEKEEKKELNEKSEADSLVTRQGSTQGAVHHADEVEGSCGVDASASALEEKRNLDVSPKTFVANEICDGKSVNIVEGMKLYEDQVNDSEISKLIALVNDLRAAGRRGQLQGHSFVISKRPMKGHGREMIQLGVPIADAPPEDEAASGASRKDLKTEPIPASLQDVIEQLLAEQVVSTKPDSCIIDIFNEGDHSQPHIWPQWFGRPVCVLFLTECEMSFGRVIAVDHPGDYRGALRLSLTPGSMLVMQGRSADFTRHAIPSLRKQRILVTLVKSQPKKINAADVHRFPSASAPSSNWAPPPSRSPSHIRPVAAKHFGAVPPTGVLPAPTARQQLPPPNSIQPIFVPAPVATGIVFPAPVALPPASAGCVTAPPRHTPVRLPVPGTGVFLPSQNSNNSSSQPAPTMASENAIIETPAVSEHHGAGKSNGIEEADVQVPKQECNGSTDQTSGGAAITKEEDHDTHDPAKAAEVSKV from the exons ATGGCAATGCAATCAGCGGCTGTGGTGGTGCCGGAGAAAATCCCAGTGCAGTGGTACAACCACCAGCACCAGCAACAGCAGCCGCATCATCAGATGGATGAGAGGGAAGGGTTTTTGATGTGGTTGAGAGGTGAATTTGCGGCTGCGAACGCGATAATCGACGCCCTCTGCCACCACTTGCGAACAGTGGGGGACCCCGGGGAGTATGATGGTGTGATAGGGTCCATACAGCAGAGGAGGTGTAATTGGAACCCAATTTTGCATATGCAGCAGTATTTCTCGGTGGCTGAGGTGCTTTATGCGCTGCAGCAGGTGGGTTGGAGGCGGCAGCAGAGGACTGTGGCATTTGAGGGGAGTGTGAGGATGGGGGGAGGTGGGAAGGAGTTTAGGAGAGGAGGTAGGGGACAAAGAGGAAGTGTTGAGGTGCACAATTTGGGAGGGGAGGTGAACGGGAAGGATCTGAACAATGGGTATGCGAAAAGCAATTTAAATGTGAACGACAAATTGGATGGAGGGGAGAAAGCAAAAGTGGAGGAGAAAGAGGAGAAGAAAG AACTTAATGAAAAATCTGAAGCGGATAGCTTGGTAACGAGGCAGGGTAGTACGCAAGGAGCCGTTCATCACGCCGATGAGGTTGAAG GGTCTTGCGGTGTTGATGCATCTGCATCAGCACTAGAAGAGAAACGGAATCTTGATGTTTCTCCAAAAACTTTTGTTGCTAATGAGATATGCGATGGAAAATCA GTTAACATAGTTGAAGGAATGAAGCTTTATGAAGATCAAGTTAATGATTCAGAAATATCAAAGCTTATTGCTTTGGTGAATGATTTGAGAGCTGCTGGGAGGAGAGGGCAGTTGCAAG GTCATAGCTTTGTCATCTCGAAGAGACCCATGAAGGGACATGGAAGAGAGATGATTCAATTGGGTGTTCCCATTGCAGATGCGCCTCCTGAAGATGAAGCTGCTTCAGGGGCCTCAAGAAAAG ATCTAAAAACAGAGCCAATTCCTGCTTCACTGCAAGATGTTATTGAACAGTTGCTTGCTGAACAAGTTGTCAGCACCAAGCCAGACTCGTGCATTATTGATATCTTTAATGAG GGTGACCACTCACAGCCTCATATCTGGCCGCAGTGGTTTGGAAGACCTGTCTGTGTTCTGTTCTTAACAGAGTGTGAGATGTCTTTTGGTAGGGTAATAGCAGTCGATCATCCTGGGGACTATCGAGGTGCTCTGAGACTCTCCCTTACACCCGG ATCTATGCTTGTAATGCAAGGGAGATCCGCAGATTTTACCAGACATGCAATACCTTCCCTCCGCAAGCAGCGTATACTTGTTACATTGGTAAAATCACAACCTAAGAAAATCAACGCTGCTGATGTCCATCGCTTCCCCTCTGCTTCAGCGCCCTCTTCCAATTGGGCCCCACCTCCCAGCAGGTCCCCAAGTCATATTCGCCCTGTGGCTGCAAAGCATTTTGGCGCTGTTCCACCAACTGGTGTATTGCCTGCCCCAACTGCTCGCCAACAGCTTCCCCCACCAAACAGTATCCAACCAATATTTGTTCCTGCCCCTGTAGCAACCGGCATAGTGTTTCCTGCACCAGTTGCTCTACCGCCTGCTTCTGCCGGATGCGTCACAGCCCCACCAAGGCATACCCCAGTCCGTTTGCCAGTCCCTGGCACAGGAGTTTTCCTTCCATCACAAAATTCCAATAATTCTTCAAGTCAGCCCGCACCAACCATGGCATCTGAAAATGCTATCATAGAGACACCAGCAGTGTCAGAGCACCATGGTGCAGGGAAATCAAACGGTATTGAAGAAGCCGACGTTCAAGTTCCGAAGCAAGAGTGCAACGGGAGTACAGATCAAACAAGTGGAGGGGCTGCAATTACAAAGGAAGAAGATCACGATACCCATGATCCGGCAAAAGCAGCTGAAGTTTCAAAGGTTTAG
- the LOC105156174 gene encoding PHD finger-like domain-containing protein 5B, translating into MAKHHPDLIMCRKQPGIAIGRLCEKCDGKCVICDSYVRPCTLVRVCDECNYGSFQGRCVICGGVGISDAYYCKECTQQEKDRDGCPKIVNLGSAKTDLFYERKKYGFKKR; encoded by the coding sequence ATGGCCAAGCATCATCCTGATTTGATTATGTGCCGAAAGCAGCCTGGAATAGCAATTGGACGGCTCTGTGAGAAATGTGATGGAAAATGTGTGATCTGTGATTCCTACGTGCGACCTTGCACCCTTGTCCGAGTTTGCGATGAATGCAACTATGGATCGTTCCAAGGTCGCTGTGTCATATGTGGAGGGGTGGGGATCTCTGATGCATACTATTGCAAAGAGTGCACACAGCAAGAAAAAGATCGGGACGGCTGTCCGAAAATAGTCAATCTAGGAAGTGCAAAAACAGATCTATTCTATGAACGCAAAAAATATGGTTTTAAGAAAAGATGA